One region of Peribacillus simplex genomic DNA includes:
- a CDS encoding cytochrome P450 has product MTQEQKSTSAVEQYANLIPMREIDSNADQLFPFPIFNDLRQKSPVRYDESRSCWDVFRYEDVHFILKNPKMFSSERGSGTLQGSILTMDPPRHTKMRNLVNKAFTPKAVKDLTNKIEEVTLYLLDQVKEKGTMDLVHDVAGPLPVIIIAELLGIPTKDRDLFKTYSDVLVEGAKDNSSEAFQRMTQKRKEGNEFLKEYFKKIIKERTNNPEEDLISLLIEAKIDGEKLTEEELLSFCVLLLVAGNETTTNLITNAVRYMTEDKKIQEQARTNLPLIPKLVEETLRFYPPIQAIGRIAKEHVKVGGKTIQKGEQVICWVASANRDEQKFAEPNRFTLERKLNPHLSFGFGIHFCLGAPLARLEAEVALVTLLSTFSKLEDVKGTKLEAIPSPFVFGVKSLPLKFTR; this is encoded by the coding sequence ATGACACAAGAACAGAAGTCAACGAGTGCAGTGGAGCAGTATGCTAACCTTATCCCCATGAGAGAAATTGATTCGAACGCAGATCAATTATTTCCATTTCCAATCTTTAATGATTTACGGCAAAAAAGTCCTGTAAGGTACGACGAGTCTCGAAGTTGCTGGGATGTGTTTCGATATGAAGACGTTCATTTTATTCTAAAAAATCCAAAAATGTTTTCATCGGAACGAGGTTCTGGAACTTTGCAAGGAAGCATTTTGACAATGGATCCTCCTAGACATACGAAAATGAGAAACTTAGTGAACAAGGCCTTCACTCCTAAAGCAGTAAAGGATTTAACAAATAAAATCGAAGAAGTGACACTTTATCTTCTCGATCAAGTTAAAGAGAAGGGAACTATGGATCTCGTTCATGATGTTGCTGGTCCGTTGCCTGTCATAATAATTGCCGAATTATTGGGGATCCCTACTAAGGATCGGGATCTTTTTAAAACTTATTCCGATGTTCTCGTGGAAGGGGCTAAAGACAATTCAAGTGAAGCCTTCCAAAGAATGACACAAAAACGCAAGGAAGGAAACGAGTTTCTTAAAGAATATTTCAAAAAAATAATTAAAGAGAGAACAAATAATCCTGAAGAAGATTTAATTTCGCTATTAATAGAGGCAAAAATTGATGGGGAGAAATTAACAGAAGAAGAGTTACTATCTTTCTGTGTTTTATTATTAGTTGCGGGGAATGAAACAACAACCAATTTAATTACAAATGCTGTACGCTATATGACAGAAGATAAAAAAATACAAGAACAAGCTAGGACAAATCTGCCTTTAATACCAAAATTGGTAGAAGAAACATTACGCTTTTATCCTCCAATACAGGCAATTGGCCGTATTGCAAAGGAACATGTCAAAGTTGGAGGCAAAACAATCCAAAAAGGGGAACAAGTGATTTGCTGGGTAGCTTCGGCAAACCGGGATGAACAAAAATTTGCAGAGCCTAACCGGTTTACGTTAGAAAGAAAGTTAAATCCTCATTTGAGTTTCGGGTTTGGTATTCATTTTTGTTTAGGGGCCCCACTTGCACGTCTGGAAGCTGAAGTAGCTCTCGTGACTCTATTAAGTACATTTTCCAAATTGGAAGATGTAAAAGGGACTAAGCTGGAGGCGATTCCAAGTCCATTTGTTTTTGGAGTGAAAAGCCTTCCTTTAAAATTCACAAGATAA
- a CDS encoding VCBS repeat-containing protein, giving the protein MQLSLQSVLLREFNMNRTIIVTEKRGDIDGDGIMDNVFLTANKTPESPFWRNLTLVIQNGRTNQNEQIPIKNNSGYNPTLILGDFTANKGDDILVVIDTGGSGGTIYAYVFSYFNGQLMNIFNSDSFNETYKYDVTYENQYKVMVNSYYLKEKYILDLTNKDKGYLSEIYNKNGVLKAPIEGWVNPLSGLYPVDFNRDGIYELEAYQRIAGMYNADSLGFVQTVLKWNGREFGPDRQNVAIFGGEI; this is encoded by the coding sequence ATGCAATTGAGCCTCCAATCTGTTCTTTTAAGAGAATTTAACATGAACAGAACAATCATAGTGACTGAAAAGCGAGGCGATATTGATGGAGACGGGATAATGGACAATGTTTTTCTTACCGCAAACAAAACCCCTGAAAGCCCATTTTGGAGGAATTTAACTTTGGTTATCCAAAATGGGAGGACTAACCAAAATGAACAAATCCCCATAAAAAATAACTCTGGATACAATCCGACCCTTATACTTGGTGATTTCACGGCTAACAAGGGGGATGACATATTAGTGGTCATTGATACAGGAGGGAGCGGTGGTACTATTTATGCGTATGTATTTTCTTATTTTAATGGTCAACTTATGAATATTTTTAATTCTGATTCATTCAATGAAACATATAAGTACGATGTGACTTATGAAAATCAATACAAAGTAATGGTGAACAGTTATTACCTGAAGGAAAAGTATATTCTTGACCTTACGAATAAGGATAAGGGATATTTATCTGAAATTTATAATAAGAATGGTGTTTTGAAGGCACCGATAGAAGGATGGGTCAATCCTTTATCTGGTTTATATCCGGTTGATTTTAATAGGGACGGCATATATGAGTTAGAAGCGTATCAGAGGATAGCCGGGATGTATAATGCCGACTCACTCGGATTTGTACAGACTGTATTGAAATGGAACGGGCGAGAGTTTGGTCCTGACCGTCAGAATGTGGCTATCTTTGGAGGGGAAATATAG
- a CDS encoding PhoX family protein, translated as MKKGKIVAPLLSLAVLLPSTTNVLAKPDKQVSVHKVEFIGMNAPDTQDQRSKMYSEASVKVTYTNGSQKMLPLEYKSLFQPGDEFKNGIAGAAYDAKGNMIKSPEGTPYISTAPDSNTVISIKGKLYMVNHYEAMPSNETGNMPKSMMLNTLKQNKKTGELTVTDTKPIDFSADGGIWTPCAGSLSPWNTHLGSEEYEPDARSHEANPENSVVTQFARNYYNDKTVIGNPYLYGHTPEVTVHPGGKSTAVKHFSMGRLSSENVKVAPDNRTVYFGDDGAYTMAFMYIADKEKDLSAGTLYAAKWIQTGQENGGSADLKWLKLGHGTDSEIKKLAHKLKFSDMFEATNDIEFAKANGFKRVKAGGRDEWLKLKPGMEKAAAFLESRRYGALLGATSEFNKMETVELNKADNKIYMTMSTIAGGMEANPSDQVDDIQVPKISSGGIYELSLAEGQKDQNGNTIKSRYVANEMAGLITGKDLSSKDAAGNTADSEKISNPDNIVFSERMRTLFIAEDGGKHHNNYGWAYNVDTKKLSRIISAPDGGEVTGIQALDNLNGFTYLMVGSQNPGNAGYLSGLPSLDDKDSERDDDDKNDDHND; from the coding sequence ATGAAAAAAGGAAAAATAGTCGCACCACTCTTGAGCTTAGCTGTTTTATTGCCATCCACTACAAATGTATTGGCTAAACCAGATAAACAAGTTTCAGTACATAAAGTCGAGTTTATTGGGATGAATGCGCCTGATACGCAAGACCAGCGCTCAAAGATGTACAGTGAAGCATCAGTTAAGGTGACCTACACTAATGGTTCCCAAAAGATGCTACCTCTTGAATACAAATCACTGTTCCAACCTGGGGATGAATTTAAAAATGGCATTGCCGGTGCTGCCTATGATGCAAAAGGCAATATGATTAAGAGTCCTGAAGGCACCCCCTATATTTCTACTGCACCTGACAGCAATACGGTCATAAGTATAAAAGGTAAATTGTATATGGTGAACCATTATGAGGCAATGCCTTCAAATGAGACTGGTAATATGCCAAAATCGATGATGTTAAATACTCTAAAGCAGAATAAGAAGACTGGAGAACTGACTGTAACAGATACAAAGCCGATTGATTTTTCAGCAGACGGTGGAATCTGGACCCCTTGTGCAGGTTCTCTATCTCCTTGGAACACCCATCTAGGCAGCGAAGAATATGAGCCCGATGCTAGGTCACATGAAGCAAATCCTGAAAATTCTGTAGTGACTCAATTTGCCCGTAACTATTATAACGATAAAACAGTCATAGGTAATCCCTATCTATACGGTCATACCCCTGAGGTAACCGTTCATCCTGGAGGAAAATCCACGGCTGTGAAACACTTCAGCATGGGACGACTTTCATCTGAAAACGTTAAAGTGGCTCCAGATAACCGTACCGTTTACTTCGGTGATGATGGTGCTTACACTATGGCTTTCATGTATATAGCAGATAAAGAAAAAGACCTGTCTGCTGGAACGCTGTACGCAGCAAAATGGATTCAAACTGGACAAGAAAATGGTGGTTCCGCTGATTTAAAATGGCTTAAATTAGGTCATGGAACTGATTCAGAAATTAAAAAACTTGCTCACAAGCTGAAATTCAGCGATATGTTTGAAGCTACAAATGATATAGAATTTGCAAAAGCGAATGGATTTAAACGAGTAAAAGCGGGTGGAAGAGATGAATGGCTAAAGTTGAAGCCTGGCATGGAAAAGGCCGCAGCTTTCTTGGAATCTCGTCGTTATGGTGCATTGCTCGGTGCGACTTCAGAGTTCAACAAAATGGAAACCGTTGAATTAAACAAGGCAGATAACAAGATCTATATGACTATGTCTACCATAGCTGGCGGGATGGAGGCTAATCCATCTGATCAAGTGGATGACATTCAGGTTCCTAAAATTAGTTCTGGCGGGATATATGAACTTTCGCTTGCCGAGGGACAAAAAGACCAGAATGGAAATACGATTAAAAGTAGATACGTAGCCAATGAGATGGCTGGTTTAATCACAGGAAAAGATCTTTCTTCTAAGGATGCCGCAGGGAATACGGCAGATTCCGAAAAAATCTCAAACCCTGATAATATCGTATTTTCTGAAAGAATGAGAACATTATTTATTGCCGAGGATGGCGGGAAACATCACAATAACTATGGCTGGGCTTATAATGTGGATACAAAGAAACTTTCTCGCATTATCTCAGCCCCTGACGGCGGAGAAGTGACAGGTATACAGGCACTTGATAATTTAAATGGGTTCACATATCTAATGGTCGGTTCTCAAAATCCAGGGAATGCAGGTTATTTATCTGGTCTACCTTCTCTTGATGATAAAGATAGTGAACGAGATGACGATGATAAAAACGATGACCATAATGATTAA
- a CDS encoding DMT family transporter, with translation MNTKAFLLAFITVIIWGSTFAAIRAGLHGGYSAGHLVLVRYLIASGVFVLYALWPGVKFRLPKKGDMLRISILSLIGISIYHIGVTFGELTVSAGTAGMLIGSAPVFIAIIAAIVLKERLGLLGWIGLGIGFIGITLITLGTAGPSLNISEGAFLVLMSAVASAVFFVFQKPLFSRYNPIELTAYFTWIGTIPFFIFFPGLFQEIQQATMEGHLSAIFVGIFPAAIGYVTWAIALSLGKASSISSLLYIEPVIAIFVAWVWLQEVPSTLSVIGGVIAIFGVLVVNLFGKYQSVMKKAA, from the coding sequence TTGAACACAAAGGCATTTTTATTGGCATTTATTACAGTTATTATTTGGGGATCTACATTCGCTGCTATTCGTGCAGGCTTGCATGGCGGGTATTCAGCTGGCCATTTGGTGCTTGTTCGTTATCTAATAGCATCAGGGGTTTTTGTCCTTTATGCTCTATGGCCTGGGGTGAAATTCCGACTCCCGAAAAAAGGGGATATGTTAAGGATATCGATTCTCTCATTAATTGGTATTAGTATTTACCACATCGGGGTGACATTCGGGGAACTAACCGTTTCGGCGGGAACCGCTGGAATGCTGATTGGTTCAGCACCTGTTTTCATCGCGATCATTGCTGCAATCGTTTTAAAAGAACGCCTTGGTTTATTGGGATGGATTGGTTTAGGCATTGGATTCATAGGAATCACCTTAATAACATTAGGTACTGCAGGCCCATCACTAAATATATCTGAAGGAGCCTTTTTAGTGCTGATGTCTGCTGTTGCTTCTGCGGTGTTTTTTGTTTTCCAAAAGCCGCTGTTTAGCCGCTATAATCCGATTGAATTGACAGCTTATTTCACATGGATTGGTACAATACCCTTTTTCATATTCTTTCCTGGGCTCTTTCAAGAAATTCAACAAGCTACAATGGAAGGTCACTTATCAGCGATTTTTGTTGGTATTTTCCCTGCGGCCATCGGTTATGTTACATGGGCAATTGCACTTTCACTAGGAAAAGCCAGTTCCATTTCTAGTCTGTTATACATTGAACCTGTTATTGCCATTTTCGTCGCCTGGGTTTGGCTGCAAGAGGTGCCGAGTACTCTTTCAGTCATTGGCGGCGTGATTGCAATTTTCGGAGTCCTTGTTGTCAATTTGTTCGGAAAGTATCAATCAGTGATGAAAAAAGCTGCATGA
- a CDS encoding LamG-like jellyroll fold domain-containing protein, whose protein sequence is MRMKKAFIGLSLLFMIVPGIAKSADFFNPASKNDRSGIVANWKFTKQHVKSGSIDKGNLILEDTSKQGNDLKLVTIGDPASPELKNMIQWSEEDYYDQQEGGSMKFANYENAPSGRYFKTKKDAPINSEKFDKGFTIEAVFKLPRESKSGMGLFSRQGQAADLNKLEGEKKILSALTISNDQKIHWTSHPSNLNYNVSNWSRALNPDEWYHLAVVNDSYTTTLTLNGVSDYGKSEKVIGIAALKGKGWNIGASEWGNKLGGLFRGNIQEIRIADKALTEKEWIVQDARDDKPFEGSNKALPFLTNRKNYNFLFVPDVQKYSSQNPEIFNSQMNWISKNTKKNNIIMNTFVGDIVDNDLEEQWQNSLGAISNMDKNEVPYMIAAGNHDYAKGDPFLTHYGPKRFVNKKYYKGSSPSGYSSYAMAKAGSYEYLILIVDMKSLHKDLEWSKQVLDQHKDKPTILVSHDIIYPKVKDDKTIAAESSNGRLIWRELVKDHDQVFMTVNGHYFGIAHQVKQNSAGNDVIQMLVNYQTNYRGGNGWLRLVEFDEKKKELIFRTFSPFVDEMSKKEKSYIDYKFLTSENNSFKLNWDFKNRFNFN, encoded by the coding sequence ATGAGAATGAAAAAAGCTTTTATAGGTCTCTCACTCTTATTTATGATTGTTCCTGGTATAGCTAAGTCGGCCGATTTTTTTAATCCCGCTTCTAAAAATGATCGCAGCGGTATCGTGGCAAATTGGAAATTCACAAAACAACATGTAAAAAGCGGTTCAATCGATAAAGGTAATTTAATTTTAGAAGATACAAGCAAACAAGGAAATGATTTAAAGTTAGTGACGATAGGTGATCCTGCCTCGCCTGAATTGAAAAATATGATTCAATGGTCTGAAGAAGATTATTATGATCAACAAGAAGGGGGAAGCATGAAATTCGCAAATTACGAGAACGCGCCTTCAGGAAGATATTTCAAAACCAAAAAGGATGCACCAATAAATTCTGAGAAATTCGATAAGGGTTTTACCATTGAAGCGGTTTTTAAGTTGCCAAGGGAATCCAAGAGCGGCATGGGTCTCTTTTCCAGACAAGGACAGGCTGCCGATCTTAATAAATTGGAAGGCGAGAAGAAAATCCTTTCGGCATTAACTATATCCAATGATCAAAAAATACACTGGACAAGCCATCCATCTAATTTAAATTATAATGTAAGCAATTGGTCCCGAGCTTTAAATCCTGATGAGTGGTACCATTTAGCGGTCGTTAATGATAGTTACACGACTACTTTAACTTTGAATGGCGTAAGTGATTACGGAAAATCAGAAAAGGTCATCGGAATTGCAGCATTAAAAGGTAAAGGCTGGAACATCGGAGCATCTGAATGGGGAAATAAGCTGGGTGGACTATTCAGGGGGAATATCCAAGAAATACGTATTGCTGATAAGGCTTTGACTGAAAAAGAATGGATTGTGCAGGATGCTCGCGATGATAAACCATTCGAAGGATCAAACAAAGCGTTACCTTTTCTAACGAATAGAAAGAATTATAATTTTCTTTTTGTTCCAGATGTCCAGAAATATTCAAGCCAAAATCCCGAGATTTTCAATAGCCAAATGAACTGGATTTCCAAAAACACTAAAAAGAACAATATCATTATGAATACATTTGTTGGAGACATAGTCGATAATGATTTAGAAGAACAATGGCAGAATTCCCTTGGAGCCATTTCCAATATGGATAAAAATGAAGTTCCATATATGATAGCGGCCGGAAATCATGACTATGCTAAAGGAGATCCTTTCTTAACACATTATGGGCCGAAGCGTTTTGTTAATAAAAAATACTATAAGGGGTCTTCTCCGTCTGGTTATAGCTCTTATGCAATGGCTAAAGCAGGAAGTTATGAATACTTAATCTTAATAGTGGATATGAAAAGTCTGCATAAGGACTTGGAATGGTCAAAACAGGTTCTAGATCAACATAAAGATAAACCGACGATCCTCGTCTCACATGATATTATTTACCCTAAAGTTAAAGATGATAAAACCATTGCCGCCGAGTCTTCCAATGGCCGACTGATTTGGAGGGAACTTGTTAAGGACCACGATCAAGTGTTCATGACGGTAAATGGACATTATTTTGGAATAGCACATCAGGTCAAACAAAACTCAGCAGGAAATGATGTCATTCAAATGCTAGTCAATTACCAAACGAATTATCGAGGGGGGAATGGCTGGCTACGACTTGTAGAATTTGATGAAAAGAAAAAAGAACTGATATTCCGTACCTTTTCCCCATTTGTCGATGAAATGTCTAAAAAAGAAAAATCTTATATCGATTATAAATTTTTAACTAGCGAAAATAATTCATTTAAATTGAATTGGGACTTTAAAAATAGATTTAACTTTAATTAA